In Tenrec ecaudatus isolate mTenEca1 chromosome 5, mTenEca1.hap1, whole genome shotgun sequence, the following are encoded in one genomic region:
- the ITGB1 gene encoding integrin beta-1, whose translation MNLQLIFWIGLSSPICYVLGQTDENRCLKANAKSCGECIQAGPNCGWCTNSTFLQEGMPTSARCDDLEALRKKGCHPDDIENPRGFKTIKKNKNVTNRSKGTAEKLQPEDITQIQPQQLVLQLRSGEPQTFTLKFKRAEDYPIDLYYLMDLSYSMKDDLENVKSLGTDLMNEMKRITSDFRIGFGSFVEKTVMPYISTTPAKLRNPCTSEQNCTSPFSYKNVLSLTDRGEVFNELVGKQRISGNLDSPEGGFDAIMQVAVCGSLIGWRNVTRLLVFSTDAGFHFAGDGKLGGIVLPNDGQCHLENDVYTMSHYYDYPSIAHLVQKLSENNIQTIFAVTEEFQPVYKELKNLIPKSAVGTLSGNSSNVIQLIIDAYNSLSSEVILENSKLPDGVTINYKSYCKNGVNGTGENGRKCSNISIGDEVQFEISITSNKCPNKNSETIKIKPLGFTEEVEIVLQFICECECQSEGIPGSPKCHEGNGTFECGACRCNEGRVGRHCECSTDEVNSEDMDAYCRKENSSEICSNNGECVCGQCVCRKRDNTNEIYSGKFCECDNFNCDRSNGLICGGNGVCKCRVCVCNPNYTGSACDCSLDTSSCMATNGQICNGRGNCECGSCKCTDPKFQGPTCEMCQTCLGVCAEHKECVQCRAFDKGEKKDTCAQDCSLFNITKVESRDKLPQPGQVDPLSHCKEKDVDDCWFYFTYSVNGNNEAIVHVVETPECPTGPDIIPIVAGVVAGIVLIGLALLLIWKLLMIIHDRREFAKFEKEKMNAKWDTGENPIYKSAVTTVVNPKYEGK comes from the exons ATGAATTTGCAACTAATTTTCTGGATTGGACTAAGCAGCCCAATTTGCTATGTGCTTGGCCaaacag ATGAAAACAGATGTTTAAAAGCAAATGCAAAATCTTGTGGAGAATGTATACAAGCAGGGCCAAATTGTGGATGGTGTACAAATTCA ACATTTTTACAAGAAGGAATGCCAACCTCTGCCCGGTGTGATGATTTAGAAGCCTTGAGAAAGAAGGGTTGCCATCCTGATGACATCGAAAATCCCCGAGGTTTCAAAAccataaagaagaacaaaaatgtGACAAACCGTAGTAAAGGAACAGCGGAGAAGCTGCAGCCAGAAGATATTACCCAGATCCAGCCACAGCAGCTAGTCCTGCAGTTACGATCAG GAGAACCACAGACATTCACATTAAAATTCAAGCGAGCTGAAGACTATCCGATTGATCTCTACTACCTGATGGACCTCTCGTACTCCATGAAAGATGACTTGGAGAACGTGAAAAGTCTGGGAACAGATCTCATGAATGAAATGAAGAGGATTACCTCCGACTTCAGGATTG GGTTTGGCTCGTTTGTGGAGAAAACTGTGATGCCCTACATCAGCACAACACCAGCCAAACTCCGGAATCCTTGCACAAGTGAACAGAATTGCACCAGCCCCTTCAGCTACAAAAATGTGCTTAGTCTTACTGACAGGGGGGAAGTCTTCAACGAGCTTGTCGGCAAACAGCGCATATCTGGAAATTTGGATTCCCCGGAGGGCGGCTTTGACGCCATCATGCAAGTCGCAGTGTGTGGG TCATTGATTGGCTGGAGGAACGTGACACGACTGCTGGTGTTCTCCACGGATGCCGGCTTTCACTTCGCTGGCGATGGGAAACTTGGTGGCATTGTTTTACCCAACGATGGGCAGTGCCACCTGGAGAATGATGTGTACACAATGAGCCATTATTAC GATTATCCTTCTATTGCTCATCTTGTCCAGAAACTGAGTGAAAATAACATTCAGACAATTTTTGCTGTGACTGAAGAATTTCAACCTGTTTACAAG GAGTTGAAAAATTTGATTCCCAAGTCAGCAGTAGGAACATTATCTGGAAATTCCAGCAATGTAATTCAGTTGATCATCGATGCATACAAT TCCctttcctcagaagtcattttggAAAACAGCAAATTGCCAGACGGAGTAACGATAAATTATAAATCTTACTGCAAAAACGGGGTGAATGGCACCGGGGAAAACGGAAGGAAGTGCTCCAATATTTCCATTGGAGATGAG gTTCAATTTGAAATTAGCATAACTTCAAATAAATGTCCAAATAAGAATTCTGAAACCATTAAGATCAAGCCTCTGGGCTTCACTGAAGAAGTCGAGATTGTTCTTCAGTTCATCTGTGAATGTGAATGCCAGAGTGAAGGCATCCCCGGAAGCCCAAAGTGCCATGAAGGAAATGGGACTTTTGAGTGTGGAGCTTGCAG GTGCAACGAGGGTCGTGTTGGCAGACATTGTGAATGTAGCACGGATGAAGTCAACAGTGAAGACATGGATGCCTACTGCCGGAAGGAAAACAGTTCCGAGATCTGTAGCAACAATGGCGAGTGTGTCTGTGGACAGTGCGTCTGTAGGAAAAGGGATAACACCAATGAGATTTACTCTGGCAAATTCTGCGAATGTGACAATTTCAACTGTGACAGATCCAATGGCTTGATTTGTGGAG GAAATGGTGTTTGCAAGtgccgcgtgtgtgtgtgcaaccCCAACTACACTGGCAGCGCGTGTGACTGTTCTTTGGACACGTCTTCGTGCATGGCCACCAATGGACAGATCTGTAATGGACGAGGGAACTGTGAGTGTGGATCCTGTAAATGTACAGACCCCAAGTTCCAAGGGCCAACTTGTGAGATGTGTCAGACCTGCCTTGGCGTCTGTGCCGAACACAA AGAATGTGTCCAGTGCAGAGCGTTCgataaaggagaaaagaaagacaCCTGTGCACAGGATTGCTCACTTTTCAACATTACCAAGGTCGAGAGTCGGGACAAGCTGCCGCAGCCGGGCCAGGTGGATCCGCTGTCTCACTGTAAGGAGAAGGACGTGGACGACTGCTGGTTCTACTTCACTTACTCCGTGAACGGGAACAACGAGGCCATTGTCCATGTGGTGGAGACGCCAG AGTGTCCTACCGGTCCAGACATCATTCCAATCGTAGCTGGAGTAGTTGCTGGAATTGTCCTTATTGGACTTGCATTGCTGCTGATTTGGAAGCTTTTGATGATAATTCACGACAGGAGGGAATTTGCTAAatttgaaaaagagaaaatgaatgcCAAATGGGACACG